In one Thermosipho ferrireducens genomic region, the following are encoded:
- a CDS encoding HesA/MoeB/ThiF family protein, which translates to MLDTSRHEKLLGKETMEKISQTNVLVAGAGGLGSTVLQLLVRLGFSNITIVDPKIVDPPDLNRQILYTREDLGKHKALIAKERLLSINPSCEILSIIDEIDENFNLEKNIDIVIDCFDNFESRFILESWCEKKGIPFVHGGVEEYRAQVTVIIPGKTKSLKEIYFGITTKNKPQVFPPTVIITASLQVNETIKLLKGDLSNALVNKILFVDILKNEYEILSL; encoded by the coding sequence ATGCTTGACACATCAAGACATGAAAAACTATTAGGCAAAGAAACTATGGAAAAAATAAGTCAAACAAACGTTCTGGTTGCCGGAGCTGGTGGATTGGGCAGCACTGTGCTTCAATTGTTAGTGAGATTGGGATTTAGCAACATAACAATTGTTGATCCAAAGATTGTTGATCCCCCAGATTTAAACAGACAAATATTATACACAAGAGAAGACCTCGGAAAACATAAAGCTTTAATTGCCAAAGAAAGATTACTTTCCATAAACCCATCATGTGAAATTTTAAGCATTATTGACGAGATTGATGAAAATTTTAATTTAGAAAAAAATATAGATATAGTTATTGATTGCTTTGACAACTTTGAAAGTAGATTTATTTTAGAAAGCTGGTGTGAAAAGAAAGGTATCCCTTTTGTTCATGGGGGAGTTGAAGAATACAGAGCTCAAGTGACTGTAATTATCCCTGGAAAAACAAAAAGTCTCAAAGAAATTTACTTTGGTATTACAACGAAAAACAAGCCACAGGTTTTTCCACCCACAGTAATAATAACTGCTTCTTTACAGGTTAATGAGACCATAAAACTATTAAAAGGAGATCTTTCTAACGCATTAGTAAACAAAATACTTTTTGTAGATATATTAAAAAATGAATACGAAATTCTTTCTCTTTAA
- a CDS encoding aspartate ammonia-lyase, producing MRKEKDYLGEVELPDNAFYGINSKRATENFPTTGEQFDEKFIWAYFMIKKAAAILNKELGYLPENIANAITQACDEWETLKKSIIVDPLSGGAGTAVNMNINEIIANRASQILGKELGSYFVNPFDHVNLHQSTNDTFPTAGKIAVILRLRELIQAVIKLQEIIQKKEKEYYTIRKVGRTQLMDGPPIMLGQEFGAWADALARDRWRLNKVEERIRSVNLGGTAIGTGVGAPKDYILKIVEITRQVTGVKIAKAENLIDMTQNLDVFSEIHGLLKSAAVNLYKISNDIRLLSSGPHTAIGELIPPPVQIGSSIMPGKINPVIPEYVMQLSHVVFGNDVIVTSACSLGNLELNQFVPIIVHYTLKSLYFLKNACDALTKYIDKIEVNHQKCEKNLESSFSNLTPLIKIFGYDIVSAAVKQAKWDIEKTLKILAKKSGISESELRKKLNVQKMTGLGFNL from the coding sequence ATGAGAAAAGAAAAAGACTATCTTGGTGAAGTTGAACTACCTGATAACGCTTTTTACGGTATTAATTCGAAAAGGGCTACTGAAAATTTTCCAACAACTGGCGAACAGTTTGATGAAAAATTCATATGGGCATACTTTATGATCAAAAAAGCCGCAGCTATTCTAAACAAAGAGTTAGGTTATTTACCCGAAAACATTGCAAATGCTATAACTCAAGCATGCGACGAATGGGAAACGTTAAAAAAGAGCATAATCGTAGATCCACTTTCTGGTGGTGCAGGCACAGCAGTCAACATGAACATTAATGAGATTATCGCAAATCGTGCCTCCCAAATTCTTGGAAAAGAATTGGGAAGTTATTTCGTAAATCCATTTGACCACGTAAATCTTCATCAATCCACAAATGACACATTTCCAACAGCGGGCAAAATAGCTGTTATATTAAGGCTCAGAGAATTAATACAGGCAGTTATAAAACTTCAAGAAATCATTCAAAAAAAAGAAAAAGAGTATTATACCATAAGAAAAGTTGGAAGAACACAGCTTATGGATGGCCCCCCAATTATGTTAGGGCAGGAATTTGGAGCATGGGCCGACGCATTAGCTCGAGATAGGTGGAGATTAAATAAAGTTGAAGAAAGAATTAGAAGCGTTAATTTAGGTGGAACTGCCATTGGAACAGGCGTTGGTGCACCAAAAGATTACATCTTGAAAATTGTAGAAATTACCAGACAGGTAACCGGTGTAAAAATAGCAAAAGCTGAAAACTTAATTGACATGACACAAAATTTAGACGTCTTCTCAGAAATCCACGGTTTACTAAAATCTGCTGCCGTTAACCTTTACAAAATTTCCAACGATATAAGGCTATTGTCAAGTGGTCCGCACACCGCTATTGGAGAATTAATACCACCACCAGTACAAATAGGTAGCTCCATAATGCCTGGAAAAATTAATCCAGTAATTCCGGAATATGTTATGCAGCTTTCTCATGTGGTGTTTGGAAACGATGTTATTGTAACAAGCGCTTGTTCCCTTGGAAATCTGGAATTAAACCAATTTGTACCAATTATAGTTCATTACACTCTAAAATCTCTTTATTTCTTAAAAAATGCCTGCGATGCATTAACAAAATATATCGATAAAATAGAAGTAAACCATCAAAAATGTGAAAAAAATCTTGAATCGTCATTTTCAAATTTGACCCCGCTTATAAAAATTTTTGGGTATGACATTGTTTCAGCTGCTGTTAAACAGGCAAAATGGGATATAGAAAAAACTCTGAAAATCCTTGCAAAAAAATCGGGTATTTCTGAAAGTGAACTTAGAAAAAAATTGAATGTACAAAAAATGACAGGGCTTGGTTTTAACTTATAG
- the ppdK gene encoding pyruvate, phosphate dikinase, translating to MSKKWVYFFANGQAEGKAEMKELLGGKGANLAEMTNLGIPVPPGFTISTEVCKYYYDHEKTYPETLKQEVDEALKKLESVTGKKLGDPNNPLLVSVRSGAAVSMPGMMDTILNLGLNDETVEGLAKLTNNKRFAYDAYRRFLQMFGDTALGIPHAEFEKALEARKEAKGVKLDVELDADDLKALVEDYKEIYKKHGKEFPQDAYKQLWAAIDAVFGSWMNERAIKYRQINNIKEGELLGTAVNIVTMVFGNMGEDSGTGVCFTRDPNTGEKKPYGEFLQNAQGEDVVAGIRTPVPLEELKKFNESVYNELLNIMEKLEKHYKDMQDIEFTIEKGKLYLLQTRNGKRTSQAAIKIAVDLVHENLIDKETAVMRVRPEDIEKVLHAKFDENELKNVKVIAKGLPASPGAATGKVYFDAAKAEEKTAEGEKVILVRPETSPEDVGGMNAAEGILTARGGMTSHAAVVARGMGKPAVVGAEEIVVDENALEFRVNGVTVKEGDWISIDGTTGNVYLGKITTVKPQGLEGPVAELLSWADEIRRLGVRTNADIPRDAKVARDFGAEGIGLCRTEHMFFEKDRIPKVRRMIVAKTKEQREAALEELLPLQKEDFKGLFRTMKGLPVTIRLIDPPLHEFLPNDEEQMKEVAEQIGISVDELKSVVEQLHELNPMLGHRGCRLTITYPEIAVMQTKAIISAAIELKKEEGIDVIPEIMIPLVGHINELKYVKKVVVETADSLIKDANIDLTYKVGTMIEIPRAAITADQIAQEAEFFSFGTNDLTQMTFGFSRDDVGKFLPEYLEKGILEHDPFKSLDWEGVGQLVKLGTERGKSTRNDLKVGVCGEHGGDPRSILFFDAAGLDYVSCSPYRVPVARLAAAQATIKNRK from the coding sequence ATGTCAAAAAAATGGGTATACTTTTTCGCCAACGGACAAGCCGAAGGTAAAGCTGAAATGAAAGAACTTCTTGGCGGTAAAGGCGCCAATCTTGCAGAAATGACAAATCTTGGAATACCTGTTCCGCCTGGCTTTACTATTTCCACTGAAGTTTGTAAATACTATTATGATCATGAAAAAACTTATCCTGAAACATTGAAACAGGAAGTGGATGAAGCCCTAAAGAAACTGGAATCAGTTACCGGTAAAAAACTTGGAGATCCAAACAATCCTCTTCTTGTCTCAGTTAGATCAGGTGCTGCTGTATCAATGCCTGGAATGATGGACACAATATTAAATCTTGGTCTTAACGATGAAACAGTGGAAGGTCTTGCAAAATTAACTAACAATAAAAGATTCGCATATGATGCTTACAGAAGATTTTTGCAAATGTTTGGTGACACAGCACTTGGTATTCCACACGCTGAATTTGAAAAGGCATTAGAGGCAAGAAAAGAAGCAAAAGGAGTCAAACTTGATGTTGAACTTGATGCAGACGATTTAAAAGCACTTGTAGAAGATTATAAAGAAATTTATAAAAAACACGGGAAAGAATTTCCACAAGACGCATATAAACAACTATGGGCCGCTATTGACGCTGTATTCGGCTCATGGATGAACGAAAGAGCTATTAAATACAGACAAATTAACAATATTAAGGAAGGAGAATTACTCGGAACTGCTGTTAATATTGTTACAATGGTCTTTGGTAATATGGGTGAAGACAGTGGAACTGGCGTCTGTTTTACAAGAGATCCAAACACCGGTGAAAAGAAACCCTATGGAGAATTTTTACAAAATGCACAGGGTGAAGACGTGGTTGCAGGTATAAGAACTCCCGTTCCATTGGAAGAATTGAAAAAATTCAATGAATCTGTTTATAACGAACTTCTTAATATCATGGAAAAGCTCGAAAAGCATTATAAAGATATGCAGGATATAGAATTCACTATAGAAAAAGGCAAACTTTACCTGCTCCAGACAAGAAACGGAAAGAGAACCAGTCAGGCTGCTATTAAAATTGCTGTTGACCTTGTTCATGAAAATTTAATTGATAAAGAAACGGCTGTAATGCGAGTAAGACCTGAAGATATAGAAAAAGTTCTTCACGCAAAATTCGACGAAAACGAGTTGAAAAATGTTAAAGTAATAGCAAAAGGATTGCCAGCTTCTCCGGGTGCAGCTACAGGAAAAGTATATTTTGACGCAGCAAAGGCGGAGGAAAAAACAGCTGAAGGCGAAAAGGTAATTCTTGTTAGACCTGAAACAAGCCCAGAAGACGTTGGAGGTATGAATGCAGCTGAAGGTATTTTAACTGCACGCGGTGGAATGACATCTCACGCTGCGGTTGTTGCAAGAGGTATGGGTAAACCCGCCGTTGTTGGTGCCGAAGAAATAGTTGTTGATGAAAATGCTCTGGAATTCCGTGTCAATGGTGTAACGGTAAAAGAAGGAGATTGGATCTCAATTGATGGAACAACAGGTAATGTGTACCTTGGTAAAATAACCACTGTAAAGCCACAAGGGCTTGAAGGTCCTGTTGCAGAACTCTTAAGCTGGGCCGATGAGATCAGAAGACTTGGTGTAAGAACAAACGCTGATATTCCAAGAGATGCAAAAGTAGCGAGAGATTTTGGTGCAGAAGGCATCGGACTTTGTAGAACTGAACATATGTTCTTTGAGAAAGATAGAATCCCAAAAGTAAGAAGAATGATTGTAGCAAAAACAAAAGAACAACGTGAAGCAGCACTTGAAGAACTTCTTCCTCTTCAAAAAGAGGATTTCAAAGGCCTTTTCAGAACAATGAAAGGTTTACCTGTTACAATAAGACTTATTGATCCTCCTCTTCACGAATTCCTTCCAAATGACGAAGAACAGATGAAAGAAGTAGCTGAACAAATAGGAATTAGTGTAGATGAATTAAAATCTGTAGTGGAACAACTCCATGAATTAAATCCAATGCTTGGTCACAGGGGCTGTAGGTTAACCATTACATATCCAGAAATTGCAGTTATGCAAACAAAAGCTATAATTTCCGCTGCAATTGAGCTCAAAAAAGAGGAAGGAATAGACGTTATCCCGGAAATAATGATCCCTCTTGTGGGACACATAAACGAATTAAAATACGTTAAAAAAGTAGTTGTAGAAACAGCTGACTCACTTATAAAAGACGCAAATATAGATTTAACATACAAGGTTGGTACAATGATTGAAATTCCAAGAGCTGCCATCACTGCAGATCAAATTGCACAAGAAGCGGAATTTTTCAGCTTTGGAACCAACGACCTTACTCAGATGACATTTGGATTCAGCCGAGATGACGTTGGAAAATTCTTGCCAGAATATCTTGAAAAAGGTATTCTTGAACACGATCCATTTAAAAGTTTAGATTGGGAAGGTGTAGGGCAATTAGTAAAGCTCGGTACAGAAAGAGGTAAAAGTACAAGAAATGATCTAAAAGTAGGAGTTTGTGGTGAACATGGTGGAGACCCAAGATCCATTCTCTTTTTCGATG